In Dehalococcoidia bacterium, the genomic window AAACAATACCTTCTTGTTAAAAGCCTTTGAATATCAAATAATGATTACAAGGTCTTTACAAATCCTTAACTTTGGCGATGATATAATCGGGGCGAGGAACTTATGAGGATACTGGTAGTTGAAGACGAGAAAGACCTGGCCGAGGCCATAGCCCTGGGACTGCAGAAGCAGGGCTACGCCGCCGACATCGCGCTCGACGGCGAGGAGGCGCTGACGATTCTGGAAGTAAACGCCTACGATCTCATCGTGCTCGACCTGAACCTTCCAAAAGTCGACGGTGTGGAAGTCTGCCGCCGCGTCCGGGCATCAGGGTCATCGATCGGGATCCTGATGCTCACCGCGCGCACCAGCATCGATGACCGCGTGCTCGGTCTTGACCAGGGCGCCGACGACTACCTGGTCAAGCCGTTCCACTTCCCGGAGCTGCTGGCGCGGGTGCGCGCCATACTGCGCAGGGAGGGAACGCCAAGGCCGACCATCCTGCGCGTGGGCGAGCTGGTGCTGGATCCTAACAACCTCAGGGTGCATTTCCAAGGCAGAGAGATTCAATTCACCACAAAAGAATTCTCCATACTGGAGTACCTGGCGCAAAACGCCGGGCGCATCGTCAGCCAGGAAGAGCTGCTGGAGCACGTATGGAACGACGATGCCAATCAGTTCACGCAAACTATTAAGGTGCATATAAACAATATTCGAAAGAAACTCGGCGCGGCCGGCGCGGGGGACATGATAACTACGGTGAAGGGGAGGGGGTATATGCTATGAGAATGCCCGCTTTTACCAGATCGATACACTTCAGGCTGACCTTCTGGTACTCGGCCATACTGATATCGCTCACCATCCTCCTCATCGTCGGCTTGAACATAGGAGTGCGCCAGGCATCGGTGGAACCCCCACCCAACCTCCCGCAATGGGGCGCCGGCAGCGGACAATCGCCCAGAGAGATATTCTTCATGGCCAGGGAATCCCAGTTAGGCCTGCTGCGCAACTACTCGATAGTCGGTATTTCCTGTCTCGTCGTCCTTGGCGGTGCGAGCATATATCTCCTCTCCAGAAAGATGCTGAAGCCCGTAGACCGCGTCTCATCGCTGGCCGAGCGCATCTCAAGCACGAACCTCAAGGAACGCATAAACTACGCCGGTCCTGACGATGAGATAAAGCGGCTGGCCGATACTTTCGACGGGATGTTAAGCCGTCTGGAGAACTCATTCGAATCGCAGAAGCAGTTCGTCCAGGACGCCTCTCACGAGCTGAGGACGCCCATCGCCATCGCACAGACCAACATCGAAGTGCTCGAGATGGACAATAAAGCGACGATCAAGGACTACGAACGGCTCAAGAACATCCTGAAGATGAGCCTGGAGCGCATGAGCGCATTGAGCGAAAAGCTGCTTCTGCTGTCCGAAAGCGAGCAGATACACACAAACTGGTCAACCCTCGACCTGGCGCCTCTCCTGAATGAAATAGCGGAGGAATTCAAAACCAGGTTCGACGAGAAGAACATCAAACTCGAACTGGAGTCGATCGATGAAAGCGTCCCGGTCTCCGGCGACGCATTCCATCTGAAACAGGTATTCGTCAATCTCATCGACAATGCTGTCAAATACGGTAATCCGGGCGGCGAGGTCAAAATATCAACCCGCTCGGACGACGGCCATGTCATTATCGAAATCAAGGATAATGGAATCGGCATCTCCCAGACAGACCAGCAGCGCATCTTTGAACGATTCTATCGCGTCGACAAGTCAAGGTCGCGCGCCCAGGGCGGCAGCGGGCTGGGCCTCGCTATAGTTAAGAAGATCGTTGAGGAGCACGGCGGCACGGTGTCGGTTGAGAGCGCTCCGGGCGAGGGAAGCGCGTTCCGCGTCGTACTGCCACGGAGCAAGACGGGCTGAGATTCAATCGACAATAATTATCGAAGGGGCTTGGGCCCCTTTTTTCTTTACCGTGGTTTTACCATCCCTATGCTAACATGAACTCAAATAGGAAAGGAGGCAACGGCCATGAAGAAATTACTTATATACGGACCGCTTTCAATGGCACTCGTCGCCGCGCTGGCGGTGGGCATCCCGGCCGCGGTGGCCGCGGACAGCCCGGATGCGACGCCGACAGGAACAGTCATCACTGACGAGCAGAGGCCGGGTCAGCAAATCATGACCAGAGCTGCCGAGATACTCGGCATCGACGAAGAGACCCTGGGGAACGCATTCCGGCAGGCGACTCAGGAGATGATGCAGGAAAGACATCAGGAGCGCCTGCAGAACGCCGTGCAGAACGGCCTGATCACCGAGGAGGAGGCCGCTGAGATTCAGGGGTGGTGGGACAGCAAACCGGATTGTCTCGAAGGCTTGGGCCCGCTCGGAGAGCAGAATCAGTTCATGGAACGGGGACGCGGAATGGGTGGTTTTGGTTTCGGCCAGCCGCCTGCTGACGAGACTGAAGAAACCGAATAAAAAACTCAGACCTCGCAATCGAACTAACCCGTTAAATAGGGGCTTAAAGCCCCTATTTATTTTGCTAAAAAATCACGTGTACGCATCCCGTAACTAATTGACAATCATATTCTCCAGATATTATAGTTACCTAACCTGAACACGACTTCTTATTACACATCCCATCCCACACGCTGATAATCATTTCGACTTAGAGGAGGAACGATGAGCCCGTTGAAGAAGCTATTCAGTCCCATCAAGATCGGCAAGATGGAGGTCAGGAACCGCATCGCCATGGCCCCCATAACACCCAACTGGTCGGCCGACGACGGCACGGTCTGCGATAAGCTCATCGATTACTTCGAGGCCCGCGCCGCAGGGGGGGTGGGCATGATAATAACGGAAACCTTCGTCGTCGATAAGAACCAGCAGTACCTGCTGGCCAGCATGGGTTTCTGGGACGACAGCGTTATCCCCAATTTCAAGAAGCTCATCGACCGCGTGCACGCCCATGGCGCCAAGCTGGTGCCGCAGCTGAGCCACCCCGGCGCCGACACCTTCTGCTGGTTGTTCGGCGGCCAGCCCGTGGCACCCTCGGCGCACTACAGTAAGACCTGCGGCTACATGGCACGCGAGCTCACCATCGACGAGATCAAGAAGCTAATTCAGCAGTACGGTGATGCGGCACGCCGGGCACGGGATGCCGGCTTCGACGCCATAGAGCTGCACGCGGCGCACGCCTACATGCTGGCCGGCTCGTTCCTCTCTCCGCTGCGCAACAAACGCACCGACGAGTACGGCGGATCGAACGACAACCGTCTCAAGTTCGTTCTTGAGGTCATGGAAGACATCAAGAAGAAGGTGGGGAAGGACTTCCCCGTGATATTGAGGATATCGGGGGACGAGCATACACCGGGCGGCAGGGATATCCTCAACACACAGCTCATCGCCCCGCGTCTGGTCGAGGCTGGAGTTGACGCCTTCCACGTTTCCGGCGGCATACAGCCGGAGCAGTTCTACCGCATCATCCCGCCAACGGGCACGCCCTTCGGATTGAACGTGAACGCGGCCGCGGCGGTTAAGCAGGTCGTCGACGTGCCCGTATTGACCGTGGCCCGCATCAACGATCCGAAGTTCGCCGACGATATCGTAAGCAGAGGCCTTGCCGACATGGTGGTCATGGGCCGCGCCCTCATCGCCGATCCCGAGCTGCCCAACAAGGCGAAAGAGGGCCGGTTCGAAGATATCGCCCCGTGCACC contains:
- a CDS encoding response regulator transcription factor, whose amino-acid sequence is MRILVVEDEKDLAEAIALGLQKQGYAADIALDGEEALTILEVNAYDLIVLDLNLPKVDGVEVCRRVRASGSSIGILMLTARTSIDDRVLGLDQGADDYLVKPFHFPELLARVRAILRREGTPRPTILRVGELVLDPNNLRVHFQGREIQFTTKEFSILEYLAQNAGRIVSQEELLEHVWNDDANQFTQTIKVHINNIRKKLGAAGAGDMITTVKGRGYML
- a CDS encoding FAD-dependent oxidoreductase, encoding MSPLKKLFSPIKIGKMEVRNRIAMAPITPNWSADDGTVCDKLIDYFEARAAGGVGMIITETFVVDKNQQYLLASMGFWDDSVIPNFKKLIDRVHAHGAKLVPQLSHPGADTFCWLFGGQPVAPSAHYSKTCGYMARELTIDEIKKLIQQYGDAARRARDAGFDAIELHAAHAYMLAGSFLSPLRNKRTDEYGGSNDNRLKFVLEVMEDIKKKVGKDFPVILRISGDEHTPGGRDILNTQLIAPRLVEAGVDAFHVSGGIQPEQFYRIIPPTGTPFGLNVNAAAAVKQVVDVPVLTVARINDPKFADDIVSRGLADMVVMGRALIADPELPNKAKEGRFEDIAPCTSCSIGCVQQIMKLKSMTCVINPTVGREVEMAIVPADKAKRVLVAGGGPGGLEAARVAALRGHKVTLYEKQAKLGGQLNIACVAPMRQELAMWISYLSTQVKKLGVKVELNTEATPELIAAEKPDVVVVATGGECATPPIPGIDGPKVISSHAVLGGAPRPKGKVLVIGGGLVGCEVADLIADLGDGSAGSATAVTIIEMLTDIALDEVEMSRMLLIPRLREKGVKWLTSATVKQILEDGAIITRDGKEETIEGIDHVIIACGTKSVDTLSKAIEGKVPEVYVIGDAKEPRLALEAVAEGAEVGRLI
- a CDS encoding HAMP domain-containing sensor histidine kinase, coding for MRMPAFTRSIHFRLTFWYSAILISLTILLIVGLNIGVRQASVEPPPNLPQWGAGSGQSPREIFFMARESQLGLLRNYSIVGISCLVVLGGASIYLLSRKMLKPVDRVSSLAERISSTNLKERINYAGPDDEIKRLADTFDGMLSRLENSFESQKQFVQDASHELRTPIAIAQTNIEVLEMDNKATIKDYERLKNILKMSLERMSALSEKLLLLSESEQIHTNWSTLDLAPLLNEIAEEFKTRFDEKNIKLELESIDESVPVSGDAFHLKQVFVNLIDNAVKYGNPGGEVKISTRSDDGHVIIEIKDNGIGISQTDQQRIFERFYRVDKSRSRAQGGSGLGLAIVKKIVEEHGGTVSVESAPGEGSAFRVVLPRSKTG